A genome region from Populus alba chromosome 5, ASM523922v2, whole genome shotgun sequence includes the following:
- the LOC118045708 gene encoding zeaxanthin epoxidase, chloroplastic isoform X2 encodes MASSTLFCNTPTAVFSRTHFPVPIFSSSSVESSSSMHCNYNFKTKTSSAKKLTQVNAVVTEAHAVSESRGKQSEQRKLKVLVAGGGIGGLVFALAAKRKGFEVMVFEKDLSAVRGEGQYRGPIQIQSNALAALEAIDLEVAEEVMRAGCITGDRINGLVDGVSGTWYVKFDTFTPAAERGLPVTRVISRMTLQQILARAVGDDVILNDSNVVSFQDDGNKITVVLENGQQFEGDLLVGADGIWSKVRKNLFGPKEAVYSGYTCYTGIADFVPVDIETVGYRVFLGHKQYFVSSDVGAGKMQWYAFHKEQPGGMDGPRGKKDRLLKIFEGWCDNVIDLILATDEDAILRRDIYDREPILTWGRGCVTLLGDSVHAMQPNMGQGGCMAIEDSYQLALELDKAWKQSVESGTSVDVISSLRSYENARRLRVAIIHGMARMAAIMASTYKAYLGVGLGPLSFLTKFRIPHPGRVGGRFFVDIAMPVMLNWVLGGNSSKLEGRSLSCRLSDKASDQLQRWFEDDDALERALNGEWFLLPCGKEAVASQPIGLSKDENKPCVVGSVSHDDFPGMSIVIPAPEVSEMHARISCKNGAFYLIDLRSEHGTFITDNEGRRCRATPNFPARFHPSDMIEFGSDKKATFRVKVMRSPPKISEKKEESQVLRSV; translated from the exons ATGGCATCTTCAACTTTGTTTTGCAACACTCCAACGGCTGTTTTCTCAAGAACCCACTTTCCAGTTCCAATCTTTAGCAGCTCATCCGTAGAATCCTCGTCTTCCATGCACTGTAACTACAACTTCAAAACCAAGACAAGTAGTGCTAAGAAATTGACACAAGTGAATGCTGTAGTGACCGAGGCACATGCTGTGAGTGAATCAAGAGGGAAACAGTCAGAACAAAGGAAGTTAAAGGTTCTTGTTGCTGGTGGTGGAATTGGAGGGCTGGTTTTTGCGTTGGCAGCAAAAAGGAAAGGGTTTGAGGTGATGGTTTTTGAGAAGGATTTGAGTGCGGTAAGAGGAGAAGGACAATATAGAGGTCCAATTCAGATACAGAGCAATGCATTAGCTGCTTTGGAAGCTATTGATTTAGAGGTTGCTGAAGAGGTTATGAGAGCTGGCTGTATCACTGGTGATAGGATTAATGGACTTGTTGATGGGGTTTCTGGTACTTG GTATGTCAAGTTTGATACCTTCACTCCAGCAGCAGAAAGAGGGCTTCCTGTCACAAGAGTTATTAGCCGAATGACTTTGCAACAAATCCTAGCTCGTGCAGTTGGAGATGATGTGATTCTTAATGATAGTAATGTTGTTAGTTTTCAGGATGATGGGAATAAG ATCACTGTGGTGCTCGAGAATGGACAACAATTTGAAGGTGATCTCCTAGTGGGTGCTGATGGAATATGGTCAAAG GTGAGGAAGAACTTATTTGGACCAAAGGAAGCAGTGTACTCAGGCTATACATGTTATACTGGTATAGCAGATTTTGTGCCTGTCGATATCGAGACTGTTGG GTATCGTGTATTTTTGGGTCACAAACAATACTTCGTGTCTTCAGATGTGGGTGCTGGAAAGATGCAGTGGTATGCATTTCACAAGGAACAACCTGGTGGCATGGATGGCCCCCGTG GTAAAAAGGATCGGCTGTTGAAAATATTTGAGGGTTGGTGTGATAATGTGATAGATTTGATACTGGCCACAGATGAAGATGCCATTCTTCGACGTGATATATATGACAGGGAACCCATTCTTACTTGGGGAAGGGGTTGTGTGACCTTGCTTGGGGATTCTGTCCATGCCATGCAACCGAATATGGGTCAAGGGGGATGCATGGCCATTGAG GATAGCTACCAACTTGCATTGGAGCTTGATAAAGCATGGAAACAAAGTGTTGAATCAGGAACCTCTGTTGACGTTATTTCATCACTAAGGAG CTATGAGAATGCTAGAAGACTCCGAGTGGCCATTATCCATGGAATGGCAAGAATGGCGGCGATTATGGCTTCAACATACAAGGCGTATTTGGGTGTAGGGCTTGGTCCGCTGTCG TTCTTGACAAAGTTTCGGATACCTCACCCAGGAAGAGTTGGTGGCAGATTTTTCGTTGACATAGCAATGCCTGTGATGCTCAATTGGGTCTTGGGTGGAAATAG TTCCAAACTTGAAGGCAGGTCTCTAAGCTGCCGCCTCTCAGACAAG GCCAGCGACCAGTTGCAAAGATGGtttgaagatgatgatgctCTAGAGCGTGCTCTTAATGGAGA GTGGTTTCTTTTACCATGTGGAAAAGAGGCTGTTGCTTCACAGCCTATTGGTTTAAGTAAGGATGAGAACAAACCCTGTGTGGTTGG GAGTGTGTCACATGACGATTTTCCGGGAATGTCCATAGTGATACCCGCACCTGAG GTTTCAGAAATGCATGCTCGTATCTCTTGTAAAAATGGTGCATTTTACCTAATTGATTTGCGGAGTGAGCATGGCACCTTTATCACAGA TAATGAGGGGAGACGGTGTAGGGCAACTCCGAACTTTCCTGCTCGATTCCATCCATCAGATATGATTGAGTTTGGCTCGGACAAGAAG GCAACATTTCGTGTTAAGGTTATGAGGTCTCCTCCGAAGATTTcagaaaagaaggaagaaagccAAGTTCTTCGGTCGGTATAA
- the LOC118045708 gene encoding zeaxanthin epoxidase, chloroplastic isoform X1: MASSTLFCNTPTAVFSRTHFPVPIFSSSSVESSSSMHCNYNFKTKTSSAKKLTQVNAVVTEAHAVSESRGKQSEQRKLKVLVAGGGIGGLVFALAAKRKGFEVMVFEKDLSAVRGEGQYRGPIQIQSNALAALEAIDLEVAEEVMRAGCITGDRINGLVDGVSGTWYVKFDTFTPAAERGLPVTRVISRMTLQQILARAVGDDVILNDSNVVSFQDDGNKITVVLENGQQFEGDLLVGADGIWSKVRKNLFGPKEAVYSGYTCYTGIADFVPVDIETVGYRVFLGHKQYFVSSDVGAGKMQWYAFHKEQPGGMDGPRAGKKDRLLKIFEGWCDNVIDLILATDEDAILRRDIYDREPILTWGRGCVTLLGDSVHAMQPNMGQGGCMAIEDSYQLALELDKAWKQSVESGTSVDVISSLRSYENARRLRVAIIHGMARMAAIMASTYKAYLGVGLGPLSFLTKFRIPHPGRVGGRFFVDIAMPVMLNWVLGGNSSKLEGRSLSCRLSDKASDQLQRWFEDDDALERALNGEWFLLPCGKEAVASQPIGLSKDENKPCVVGSVSHDDFPGMSIVIPAPEVSEMHARISCKNGAFYLIDLRSEHGTFITDNEGRRCRATPNFPARFHPSDMIEFGSDKKATFRVKVMRSPPKISEKKEESQVLRSV, encoded by the exons ATGGCATCTTCAACTTTGTTTTGCAACACTCCAACGGCTGTTTTCTCAAGAACCCACTTTCCAGTTCCAATCTTTAGCAGCTCATCCGTAGAATCCTCGTCTTCCATGCACTGTAACTACAACTTCAAAACCAAGACAAGTAGTGCTAAGAAATTGACACAAGTGAATGCTGTAGTGACCGAGGCACATGCTGTGAGTGAATCAAGAGGGAAACAGTCAGAACAAAGGAAGTTAAAGGTTCTTGTTGCTGGTGGTGGAATTGGAGGGCTGGTTTTTGCGTTGGCAGCAAAAAGGAAAGGGTTTGAGGTGATGGTTTTTGAGAAGGATTTGAGTGCGGTAAGAGGAGAAGGACAATATAGAGGTCCAATTCAGATACAGAGCAATGCATTAGCTGCTTTGGAAGCTATTGATTTAGAGGTTGCTGAAGAGGTTATGAGAGCTGGCTGTATCACTGGTGATAGGATTAATGGACTTGTTGATGGGGTTTCTGGTACTTG GTATGTCAAGTTTGATACCTTCACTCCAGCAGCAGAAAGAGGGCTTCCTGTCACAAGAGTTATTAGCCGAATGACTTTGCAACAAATCCTAGCTCGTGCAGTTGGAGATGATGTGATTCTTAATGATAGTAATGTTGTTAGTTTTCAGGATGATGGGAATAAG ATCACTGTGGTGCTCGAGAATGGACAACAATTTGAAGGTGATCTCCTAGTGGGTGCTGATGGAATATGGTCAAAG GTGAGGAAGAACTTATTTGGACCAAAGGAAGCAGTGTACTCAGGCTATACATGTTATACTGGTATAGCAGATTTTGTGCCTGTCGATATCGAGACTGTTGG GTATCGTGTATTTTTGGGTCACAAACAATACTTCGTGTCTTCAGATGTGGGTGCTGGAAAGATGCAGTGGTATGCATTTCACAAGGAACAACCTGGTGGCATGGATGGCCCCCGTG CAGGTAAAAAGGATCGGCTGTTGAAAATATTTGAGGGTTGGTGTGATAATGTGATAGATTTGATACTGGCCACAGATGAAGATGCCATTCTTCGACGTGATATATATGACAGGGAACCCATTCTTACTTGGGGAAGGGGTTGTGTGACCTTGCTTGGGGATTCTGTCCATGCCATGCAACCGAATATGGGTCAAGGGGGATGCATGGCCATTGAG GATAGCTACCAACTTGCATTGGAGCTTGATAAAGCATGGAAACAAAGTGTTGAATCAGGAACCTCTGTTGACGTTATTTCATCACTAAGGAG CTATGAGAATGCTAGAAGACTCCGAGTGGCCATTATCCATGGAATGGCAAGAATGGCGGCGATTATGGCTTCAACATACAAGGCGTATTTGGGTGTAGGGCTTGGTCCGCTGTCG TTCTTGACAAAGTTTCGGATACCTCACCCAGGAAGAGTTGGTGGCAGATTTTTCGTTGACATAGCAATGCCTGTGATGCTCAATTGGGTCTTGGGTGGAAATAG TTCCAAACTTGAAGGCAGGTCTCTAAGCTGCCGCCTCTCAGACAAG GCCAGCGACCAGTTGCAAAGATGGtttgaagatgatgatgctCTAGAGCGTGCTCTTAATGGAGA GTGGTTTCTTTTACCATGTGGAAAAGAGGCTGTTGCTTCACAGCCTATTGGTTTAAGTAAGGATGAGAACAAACCCTGTGTGGTTGG GAGTGTGTCACATGACGATTTTCCGGGAATGTCCATAGTGATACCCGCACCTGAG GTTTCAGAAATGCATGCTCGTATCTCTTGTAAAAATGGTGCATTTTACCTAATTGATTTGCGGAGTGAGCATGGCACCTTTATCACAGA TAATGAGGGGAGACGGTGTAGGGCAACTCCGAACTTTCCTGCTCGATTCCATCCATCAGATATGATTGAGTTTGGCTCGGACAAGAAG GCAACATTTCGTGTTAAGGTTATGAGGTCTCCTCCGAAGATTTcagaaaagaaggaagaaagccAAGTTCTTCGGTCGGTATAA
- the LOC118045708 gene encoding zeaxanthin epoxidase, chloroplastic isoform X3 yields the protein MASSTLFCNTPTAVFSRTHFPVPIFSSSSVESSSSMHCNYNFKTKTSSAKKLTQVNAVVTEAHAVSESRGKQSEQRKLKVLVAGGGIGGLVFALAAKRKGFEVMVFEKDLSAVRGEGQYRGPIQIQSNALAALEAIDLEVAEEVMRAGCITGDRINGLVDGVSGTWYVKFDTFTPAAERGLPVTRVISRMTLQQILARAVGDDVILNDSNVVSFQDDGNKITVVLENGQQFEGDLLVGADGIWSKVRKNLFGPKEAVYSGYTCYTGIADFVPVDIETVGYRVFLGHKQYFVSSDVGAGKMQWYAFHKEQPGGMDGPRAGKKDRLLKIFEGWCDNVIDLILATDEDAILRRDIYDREPILTWGRGCVTLLGDSVHAMQPNMGQGGCMAIEDSYQLALELDKAWKQSVESGTSVDVISSLRSYENARRLRVAIIHGMARMAAIMASTYKAYLGVGLGPLSFLTKFRIPHPGRVGGRFFVDIAMPVMLNWVLGGNSSKLEGRSLSCRLSDKASDQLQRWFEDDDALERALNGEWFLLPCGKEAVASQPIGLSKDENKPCVVGSVSHDDFPGMSIVIPAPEVSEMHARISCKNGAFYLIDLRSEHGTFITDEGRRCRATPNFPARFHPSDMIEFGSDKKATFRVKVMRSPPKISEKKEESQVLRSV from the exons ATGGCATCTTCAACTTTGTTTTGCAACACTCCAACGGCTGTTTTCTCAAGAACCCACTTTCCAGTTCCAATCTTTAGCAGCTCATCCGTAGAATCCTCGTCTTCCATGCACTGTAACTACAACTTCAAAACCAAGACAAGTAGTGCTAAGAAATTGACACAAGTGAATGCTGTAGTGACCGAGGCACATGCTGTGAGTGAATCAAGAGGGAAACAGTCAGAACAAAGGAAGTTAAAGGTTCTTGTTGCTGGTGGTGGAATTGGAGGGCTGGTTTTTGCGTTGGCAGCAAAAAGGAAAGGGTTTGAGGTGATGGTTTTTGAGAAGGATTTGAGTGCGGTAAGAGGAGAAGGACAATATAGAGGTCCAATTCAGATACAGAGCAATGCATTAGCTGCTTTGGAAGCTATTGATTTAGAGGTTGCTGAAGAGGTTATGAGAGCTGGCTGTATCACTGGTGATAGGATTAATGGACTTGTTGATGGGGTTTCTGGTACTTG GTATGTCAAGTTTGATACCTTCACTCCAGCAGCAGAAAGAGGGCTTCCTGTCACAAGAGTTATTAGCCGAATGACTTTGCAACAAATCCTAGCTCGTGCAGTTGGAGATGATGTGATTCTTAATGATAGTAATGTTGTTAGTTTTCAGGATGATGGGAATAAG ATCACTGTGGTGCTCGAGAATGGACAACAATTTGAAGGTGATCTCCTAGTGGGTGCTGATGGAATATGGTCAAAG GTGAGGAAGAACTTATTTGGACCAAAGGAAGCAGTGTACTCAGGCTATACATGTTATACTGGTATAGCAGATTTTGTGCCTGTCGATATCGAGACTGTTGG GTATCGTGTATTTTTGGGTCACAAACAATACTTCGTGTCTTCAGATGTGGGTGCTGGAAAGATGCAGTGGTATGCATTTCACAAGGAACAACCTGGTGGCATGGATGGCCCCCGTG CAGGTAAAAAGGATCGGCTGTTGAAAATATTTGAGGGTTGGTGTGATAATGTGATAGATTTGATACTGGCCACAGATGAAGATGCCATTCTTCGACGTGATATATATGACAGGGAACCCATTCTTACTTGGGGAAGGGGTTGTGTGACCTTGCTTGGGGATTCTGTCCATGCCATGCAACCGAATATGGGTCAAGGGGGATGCATGGCCATTGAG GATAGCTACCAACTTGCATTGGAGCTTGATAAAGCATGGAAACAAAGTGTTGAATCAGGAACCTCTGTTGACGTTATTTCATCACTAAGGAG CTATGAGAATGCTAGAAGACTCCGAGTGGCCATTATCCATGGAATGGCAAGAATGGCGGCGATTATGGCTTCAACATACAAGGCGTATTTGGGTGTAGGGCTTGGTCCGCTGTCG TTCTTGACAAAGTTTCGGATACCTCACCCAGGAAGAGTTGGTGGCAGATTTTTCGTTGACATAGCAATGCCTGTGATGCTCAATTGGGTCTTGGGTGGAAATAG TTCCAAACTTGAAGGCAGGTCTCTAAGCTGCCGCCTCTCAGACAAG GCCAGCGACCAGTTGCAAAGATGGtttgaagatgatgatgctCTAGAGCGTGCTCTTAATGGAGA GTGGTTTCTTTTACCATGTGGAAAAGAGGCTGTTGCTTCACAGCCTATTGGTTTAAGTAAGGATGAGAACAAACCCTGTGTGGTTGG GAGTGTGTCACATGACGATTTTCCGGGAATGTCCATAGTGATACCCGCACCTGAG GTTTCAGAAATGCATGCTCGTATCTCTTGTAAAAATGGTGCATTTTACCTAATTGATTTGCGGAGTGAGCATGGCACCTTTATCACAGA TGAGGGGAGACGGTGTAGGGCAACTCCGAACTTTCCTGCTCGATTCCATCCATCAGATATGATTGAGTTTGGCTCGGACAAGAAG GCAACATTTCGTGTTAAGGTTATGAGGTCTCCTCCGAAGATTTcagaaaagaaggaagaaagccAAGTTCTTCGGTCGGTATAA
- the LOC118045708 gene encoding zeaxanthin epoxidase, chloroplastic isoform X4 gives MASSTLFCNTPTAVFSRTHFPVPIFSSSSVESSSSMHCNYNFKTKTSSAKKLTQVNAVVTEAHAVSESRGKQSEQRKLKVLVAGGGIGGLVFALAAKRKGFEVMVFEKDLSAVRGEGQYRGPIQIQSNALAALEAIDLEVAEEVMRAGCITGDRINGLVDGVSGTWYVKFDTFTPAAERGLPVTRVISRMTLQQILARAVGDDVILNDSNVVSFQDDGNKITVVLENGQQFEGDLLVGADGIWSKVRKNLFGPKEAVYSGYTCYTGIADFVPVDIETVGYRVFLGHKQYFVSSDVGAGKMQWYAFHKEQPGGMDGPRAGKKDRLLKIFEGWCDNVIDLILATDEDAILRRDIYDREPILTWGRGCVTLLGDSVHAMQPNMGQGGCMAIEDSYQLALELDKAWKQSVESGTSVDVISSLRSYENARRLRVAIIHGMARMAAIMASTYKAYLGVGLGPLSFLTKFRIPHPGRVGGRFFVDIAMPVMLNWVLGGNSSKLEGRSLSCRLSDKASDQLQRWFEDDDALERALNGEWFLLPCGKEAVASQPIGLSKDENKPCVVGSVSHDDFPGMSIVIPAPE, from the exons ATGGCATCTTCAACTTTGTTTTGCAACACTCCAACGGCTGTTTTCTCAAGAACCCACTTTCCAGTTCCAATCTTTAGCAGCTCATCCGTAGAATCCTCGTCTTCCATGCACTGTAACTACAACTTCAAAACCAAGACAAGTAGTGCTAAGAAATTGACACAAGTGAATGCTGTAGTGACCGAGGCACATGCTGTGAGTGAATCAAGAGGGAAACAGTCAGAACAAAGGAAGTTAAAGGTTCTTGTTGCTGGTGGTGGAATTGGAGGGCTGGTTTTTGCGTTGGCAGCAAAAAGGAAAGGGTTTGAGGTGATGGTTTTTGAGAAGGATTTGAGTGCGGTAAGAGGAGAAGGACAATATAGAGGTCCAATTCAGATACAGAGCAATGCATTAGCTGCTTTGGAAGCTATTGATTTAGAGGTTGCTGAAGAGGTTATGAGAGCTGGCTGTATCACTGGTGATAGGATTAATGGACTTGTTGATGGGGTTTCTGGTACTTG GTATGTCAAGTTTGATACCTTCACTCCAGCAGCAGAAAGAGGGCTTCCTGTCACAAGAGTTATTAGCCGAATGACTTTGCAACAAATCCTAGCTCGTGCAGTTGGAGATGATGTGATTCTTAATGATAGTAATGTTGTTAGTTTTCAGGATGATGGGAATAAG ATCACTGTGGTGCTCGAGAATGGACAACAATTTGAAGGTGATCTCCTAGTGGGTGCTGATGGAATATGGTCAAAG GTGAGGAAGAACTTATTTGGACCAAAGGAAGCAGTGTACTCAGGCTATACATGTTATACTGGTATAGCAGATTTTGTGCCTGTCGATATCGAGACTGTTGG GTATCGTGTATTTTTGGGTCACAAACAATACTTCGTGTCTTCAGATGTGGGTGCTGGAAAGATGCAGTGGTATGCATTTCACAAGGAACAACCTGGTGGCATGGATGGCCCCCGTG CAGGTAAAAAGGATCGGCTGTTGAAAATATTTGAGGGTTGGTGTGATAATGTGATAGATTTGATACTGGCCACAGATGAAGATGCCATTCTTCGACGTGATATATATGACAGGGAACCCATTCTTACTTGGGGAAGGGGTTGTGTGACCTTGCTTGGGGATTCTGTCCATGCCATGCAACCGAATATGGGTCAAGGGGGATGCATGGCCATTGAG GATAGCTACCAACTTGCATTGGAGCTTGATAAAGCATGGAAACAAAGTGTTGAATCAGGAACCTCTGTTGACGTTATTTCATCACTAAGGAG CTATGAGAATGCTAGAAGACTCCGAGTGGCCATTATCCATGGAATGGCAAGAATGGCGGCGATTATGGCTTCAACATACAAGGCGTATTTGGGTGTAGGGCTTGGTCCGCTGTCG TTCTTGACAAAGTTTCGGATACCTCACCCAGGAAGAGTTGGTGGCAGATTTTTCGTTGACATAGCAATGCCTGTGATGCTCAATTGGGTCTTGGGTGGAAATAG TTCCAAACTTGAAGGCAGGTCTCTAAGCTGCCGCCTCTCAGACAAG GCCAGCGACCAGTTGCAAAGATGGtttgaagatgatgatgctCTAGAGCGTGCTCTTAATGGAGA GTGGTTTCTTTTACCATGTGGAAAAGAGGCTGTTGCTTCACAGCCTATTGGTTTAAGTAAGGATGAGAACAAACCCTGTGTGGTTGG GAGTGTGTCACATGACGATTTTCCGGGAATGTCCATAGTGATACCCGCACCTGAG TAA
- the LOC118045710 gene encoding uncharacterized protein, whose protein sequence is MKQNLLSSQSLGAFPSPGGARYQENKGWSSERIPHPSSGSSRRHISALTPFYSGRALPSKWEDAERWICSPVLGYGVAKSSQCHPLRRAKSKSGPINLPPGIGYYHNCSPSMGVLEAGIGRNFMVNSPFSTGVLMPNGAGAHYSGGGGGGGQGHVERLASAFSRSDLASEPSSSSSQDEKPEGIDDVNNTVDRIISRRDMATQMSPEGSTHSSCRGRSSSPPSTDPVPEPQSDHPAKLEIREVQVDKRATVIRWSKRPGSRRIKRGQPDVEEFNSNAADVSSSWDISEEVSDFSKLQREEAKITAWENLQKARAEAAIRKLEMKLEKKRSSSMDKIMNKLRIAQMKAEEMRSSMSTRQDQQVSQKSHKIKLFHKRARLTSLGSCFTCQAF, encoded by the exons ATGAAGCAGAATCTATTATCTTCCCAGAGTTTAGGGGCATTTCCTAGTCCGGGAGGTGCCagatatcaagaaaataaaggatGGAGTTCAGAGAGGATTCCACACCCTTCATCAGGCAGCAGCAGGAGGCATATAAGTGCTCTGACACCGTTTTATAGTGGCAGGGCTTTGCCTTCTAAATGGGAAGATGCAGAGAGGTGGATATGTAGTCCAGTTTTGGGCTATGGTGTTGCTAAAAGTTCTCAGTGCCATCCTTTAAGGCGTGCCAAGTCAAAAAGTGGGCCTATTAATCTGCCTCCTGGGATTGGTTACTATCATAATTGTTCACCGTCAATGGGGGTTCTTGAAGCTGGGATTGGGAGGAATTTCATGGTGAATTCTCCGTTTTCAACTGGAGTCTTGATGCCTAATGGGGCTGGTGCTCATTAtagtggaggtggaggtggaggtgggcAAGGTCATGTGGAACGCTTGGCTAGTGCTTTTAGCCGGTCTGATTTGGCGAGCGAACCTTCATCTTCCAGCTCTCAAG ATGAGAAACCTGAAGGCATTGATGATGTAAACAACACAGTTGATCGTATCATTTCAAGAAGGGATATGGCAACACAAATGAGCCCTGAGGGTAGCACCCACTCATCTTGTAGAGGAAGGTCCTCTTCTCCTCCCTCTACAGATCCTGTACCGGAGCCACAAAGTGACCATCCTGCTAAATTGGAAATCAGGGAAGTCCAGGTAGATAAGAGAGCCACCGTGATTAGGTGGTCCAAAAGGCCTGGTTCTCGCAGAATTAAGAGGGGACAGCCAGATGTCGAGGAATTCAATTCAAATGCTGCTGACGTCTCTTCATCTTGGGATATTTCAGAGGAAGTATCAGACTTTTCAAA GTTGCAAAGAGAGGAAGCCAAGATCACTGCATGGGAGAACTTGCAGAAAGCAAGAGCAGAGGCTGCAATACGAAAACTCGAG ATGAAACTGGAAAAGAAGAGATCATCATCAATGGATAAAATAATGAACAAGCTAAGAATTGCTCAGATGAAAGCTGAAGAAATGAGAAGCTCGATGTCAACCAGGCAGGACCAACAAGTTTCCCAGAAATCCCACAAGATCAAGCTCTTTCATAAGCGTGCTCGTTTGACTTCCTTGGGTAGTTGCTTTACCTGCCAAGCTTTTTAA
- the LOC118045711 gene encoding uncharacterized protein isoform X5: MLEIKVATPKEEMRAPTKKATRIFVARIPPSVTETTFRSHFEKYGEIIDLYMPKDHSSKAHRGIGFITYASADSVDSLMAETHELGGSTVVVDRATPKEDDFRPIARTAPGGYGAYNAYISAATRYAAVGAPTLYDHPGPFYGRGESSRGMGKKIFVGRLPQEASTEDLRQYFGRFGHIIDVYVPKDPKRTGHRGFGFVTFAEDGVADRVSRRSHEICGHQVAIDSATPIDDAGPSGNFMMSAPEPFGGYGGPMRNFGRMYGTLDYDDAGAYMVPSKWGYGMGSARPSRADWRYRPY; the protein is encoded by the exons GAGGAGATGCGAGCACCAACAAAAAAAGCCACAAGGATATTTGTGGCCAGGATTCCACCATCTGTGACAGAAACTACTTTTCGAAG TCACTTTGAGAAATATGGGGAGATAATTGACCTATACATGCCAAAA GATCATAGCTCGAAAGCACATCGGGGAATTGGGTTCATCACATATGCAAGTGCAG ATTCTGTGGACAGCTTGATGGCTGAAACTCATGAATTGGGAGGCTCTACTGTAGTTGTAGATCGAGCAACGCCTAAG GAAGATGACTTTAGGCCTATAGCAAGAACGGCACCTGGAGGATATGGTGCATACAACGCTTATATTTCTGCAGCTACCAGATATGCAGCTGTTGGTGCTCCCACCTTGTATGATCATCCTGGACCATTCTATGGAA GAGGGGAATCATCTAGAGGAATGGGCAAAAAGATCTTTGTTGGAAGGCTTCCTCAGGAAGCAAGCACTGAAGATTTGCGCCAGTATTTTGGTAGATTTGGGCACATAATAGATGTATATGTTCCTAAG GATCCTAAGAGAACTGGCCATAGAGGTTTTGGATTTGTAACCTTTGCTGAAGATGGTGTTGCAGATCGTGTATCTCGAAGATCTCATGAGATTTGTGGACATCAG GTTGCAATAGATTCAGCCACACCTATTGATGATGCTGGTCCTAGTGGAAATTTCATGATGAGCGCTCCTGAACCTTTTGGGGGTTATGGTGGTCCCATGCGCAACTTTGGCAGGATGTATGGAACCCTGGATTATGATGATGCGGGTGCATATATGGTTCCTTCTAAA TGGGGTTATGGTATGGGAAGTGCAAGACCTTCAAGAGCAGATTGGAGGTACAGGCCTTACTAG